One Fontisphaera persica DNA window includes the following coding sequences:
- a CDS encoding heavy metal translocating P-type ATPase → MDCADEVAAIERVLKPLAGVREVRANLMGGTVTVAHEASVSEGQLIEAIARAGLKASGIASGGSSRPADAQRSRLIAVGLSGAFTGLGLVLQWSRLGPPALPLGAFGIAIIAGGWFIFPKAVAAARRFSPDMNLLMTVAVVGAVAIGEWSEGAAVTFLFAVAEVLEAFSVARARRAIQSLMQLSPETAWLKQGDSFKEVPVGEVKVGDLVAVKSGSRVPLDGEVIAGASAINQAPITGESMPVEKKVGDTVFAGTINGEGSLEVRVTKLSTDTTLAKIIHLVEEAQSQKAPSQRFVDVFARYYTPAVMLLALLVLLVPPLLFGGTWAVWTYRALVLLVIACPCALVIATPVAIVSGLTALARRGVLIKGGALLEAIGKLRALAVDKTGTITEGRPRVTKVSPMNGRPEAELVRIAAAIDIHSTHPLAQAVVDYARQKGIEAPRGENYQGKTGRGAEAELEGHHYFVGNHRFTHELAVCSEAVEQKLAEIEADAQSVVVVGHKPHADCPGEVLGILAVGDTIRPNAASAIQALHAAGVQKVVMLSGDNQRTVDAIARQAGIDEAHGDLLPDQKISRVQVLLAQHRYVGMIGDGVNDAPAMAAASVGIAMGAAGTDTAIETADMALMQDDLSQVAEAIRLGRRTVRVIQANIGFALGVKAIFLVLALTGHTSLWLAILADTGATLVVIANALRLLRANSGPANVSGEDPHL, encoded by the coding sequence ATGGACTGCGCGGATGAAGTGGCGGCCATCGAGCGCGTGTTGAAGCCGTTGGCAGGAGTTCGAGAAGTGCGGGCGAACCTGATGGGCGGCACGGTCACGGTCGCTCACGAAGCGAGTGTCAGCGAGGGGCAGCTTATCGAGGCGATTGCGAGGGCCGGGTTGAAGGCGTCGGGGATTGCGTCCGGCGGGAGCAGCCGGCCTGCGGACGCGCAACGGTCCCGGTTGATTGCGGTGGGCTTGTCCGGCGCCTTCACCGGGCTGGGATTGGTGCTGCAATGGAGCAGGCTGGGGCCGCCAGCCCTTCCTCTGGGGGCGTTTGGCATCGCCATCATTGCCGGGGGGTGGTTCATATTCCCGAAAGCCGTGGCGGCGGCGCGGCGGTTCTCGCCCGACATGAACCTGCTGATGACCGTCGCCGTGGTGGGCGCAGTGGCCATCGGCGAATGGTCGGAAGGGGCGGCGGTGACGTTTCTCTTCGCCGTGGCGGAAGTCTTGGAGGCGTTCAGCGTGGCGCGCGCCCGCCGGGCGATTCAGTCACTCATGCAACTCTCGCCGGAAACGGCGTGGCTCAAGCAGGGCGACAGTTTTAAGGAAGTCCCGGTGGGAGAAGTCAAGGTAGGCGACCTGGTGGCGGTGAAGTCCGGTTCGCGGGTTCCGTTAGATGGCGAAGTCATCGCGGGGGCCTCAGCGATAAACCAAGCGCCCATCACGGGTGAATCCATGCCGGTGGAGAAGAAAGTCGGGGATACCGTCTTCGCCGGGACGATCAACGGCGAAGGGTCGCTCGAAGTGCGGGTGACGAAGCTCAGCACCGATACCACGCTGGCCAAGATCATCCACCTGGTCGAAGAGGCGCAGTCGCAGAAAGCGCCGTCGCAGCGGTTCGTGGACGTGTTTGCCAGGTATTACACCCCGGCGGTGATGCTGCTGGCGCTGCTGGTCTTGCTGGTGCCACCCCTGCTCTTCGGCGGGACATGGGCGGTTTGGACGTATCGCGCCTTGGTCCTGCTGGTGATCGCGTGCCCTTGTGCGCTGGTCATCGCGACACCCGTTGCCATTGTCTCCGGTCTGACGGCGCTGGCGCGGCGAGGAGTGCTTATCAAGGGCGGGGCGCTCCTGGAAGCCATCGGCAAGCTCCGGGCGCTGGCCGTGGACAAGACGGGGACCATCACGGAAGGCCGCCCGCGAGTGACGAAAGTAAGTCCGATGAACGGCAGGCCGGAAGCGGAATTGGTCCGCATCGCCGCCGCCATTGACATCCACTCGACGCACCCGCTGGCGCAAGCGGTGGTGGACTACGCGCGCCAGAAGGGCATCGAGGCTCCACGCGGCGAGAACTACCAGGGAAAGACCGGGCGCGGGGCGGAAGCGGAATTGGAGGGGCATCACTACTTCGTGGGCAACCATCGGTTCACGCACGAACTGGCGGTGTGTTCGGAGGCTGTGGAACAGAAGCTGGCGGAAATCGAAGCTGACGCGCAGTCGGTGGTGGTGGTCGGGCACAAGCCGCACGCGGACTGCCCCGGCGAAGTGCTCGGCATCCTGGCGGTGGGTGACACGATACGCCCCAACGCCGCCTCTGCCATCCAGGCGCTTCACGCCGCCGGGGTGCAGAAGGTGGTCATGCTCAGCGGCGACAACCAGCGCACGGTGGACGCCATCGCGCGACAAGCCGGCATTGATGAGGCACACGGCGACCTCTTGCCGGACCAGAAGATCTCCCGCGTCCAAGTGCTGTTGGCGCAACACCGATACGTGGGCATGATTGGCGATGGGGTGAACGACGCGCCGGCGATGGCTGCCGCCAGCGTTGGCATTGCGATGGGCGCGGCGGGCACGGATACCGCGATTGAGACGGCGGACATGGCGCTGATGCAGGATGACTTGAGCCAGGTGGCGGAGGCGATCCGGCTGGGCCGCCGGACGGTGCGGGTGATTCAGGCAAACATCGGCTTCGCGCTCGGAGTGAAAGCCATTTTCCTGGTGCTGGCATTGACCGGCCATACGAGCTTGTGGCTGGCCATCCTGGCGGACACGGGAGCAACGCTGGTGGTCATTGCCAACGCGCTGAGGCTGCTGCGAGCCAACAGCGGGCCGGCGAATGTGAGTGGGGAAGACCCTCATCTTTGA
- a CDS encoding isoamylase early set domain-containing protein produces MRRKTKTLQVKRPCSRIEFHDDQAQAIFIGGTFNDWNPTATPMLALGEGRWVKALSLPPGRYEYCLVVDGEWRSDPAAAEQTPNVYGGFNSVLEVPAQHEQGQST; encoded by the coding sequence ATGAGAAGAAAAACGAAGACATTACAGGTGAAACGGCCGTGCTCCCGCATCGAGTTCCATGATGATCAGGCGCAAGCCATCTTCATCGGGGGAACATTCAACGACTGGAACCCCACCGCCACGCCTATGCTCGCGCTGGGCGAGGGCCGCTGGGTGAAAGCGTTGTCCCTGCCGCCGGGCCGTTACGAATACTGCCTGGTGGTGGATGGGGAATGGCGGTCGGACCCGGCGGCGGCGGAACAGACCCCCAATGTTTACGGCGGCTTCAACTCGGTGCTGGAAGTGCCGGCCCAACATGAGCAAGGCCAAAGCACCTGA
- a CDS encoding P-II family nitrogen regulator, whose translation MKEIKAIIKPSRLEEVVQALRQIKDLPAMTVSTANGLSAEQGTFDQVVKTKLEIMVPDGLVEPVVQAIQKAAHTGLAGDGRIVVIPVEQTVKIRTGEKDKHQ comes from the coding sequence ATGAAAGAAATCAAAGCCATCATCAAGCCCTCGCGCCTGGAAGAGGTCGTCCAGGCCCTGCGTCAAATCAAAGACCTGCCGGCCATGACTGTTTCCACGGCCAACGGATTATCCGCTGAGCAAGGCACGTTCGACCAGGTGGTGAAGACCAAACTGGAAATCATGGTGCCCGATGGGTTGGTGGAACCGGTAGTGCAAGCCATCCAGAAAGCGGCGCACACCGGCCTGGCCGGGGATGGACGTATTGTCGTCATTCCTGTCGAGCAGACGGTCAAGATTCGGACGGGTGAGAAGGACAAGCATCAGTGA
- a CDS encoding CusA/CzcA family heavy metal efflux RND transporter, with translation MLNWIINFSLRNRLLVCVLAGVLVVIGARTLSVLPIDAFPDTTPVQVQINTTAAALNPQETEAQITIPVELAISGLPGLQNVRSISKFGLSQVVATFDDSINIFKARQLIMERLQTVELPEGLERPQLGPIATGLGEVFHYVVRSTDTNRTLTELRVLQDWVVKPELRKVRGVAEVNTWGGFEKQFHVVVETDRLIKYRLTFEELVEALQANNQNVGGGQIVRSGESLLVHGVGLTTNVQEIANIVITSHDGTPVRVRDVATVKEDHEIRRGAVTADGRGEAVLGLGFMLMGENSAVVTHALKAKLAEVQKFLPPDIKLEVLYDRTELVDNVIRTVEHNLLAGALLVIAILFAFLGNLRAGLIVAVAIPLSMLFAGNFMLQAGIAASLLSLGAVDFGLIVDGAVVMVENAMRRMAMRQHELGRALTKNEREEVLRSAPLEVARPVAFGVGIILIVFLPILTLEGIEGKLFKPMALTMIFALLGSLVLSLMLMPVLASLLLPRQMKETEPWLVRAARRLYAPVLELALRFRGVVLAGAVAIAAGGAFLATQMGGEFLPKLGEGAIVGTSVRLAGISVDESVAQNDMIERRLMAEFPDEIEHIWTRLGTAEVATDPMGVELADFFLALKPRDEWKKARTQAELTEKMRDVLNQVPGLKPAFSQPIEMRLNELIAGIRGDIGIKVYGDDLEELRRLGGEVQSVLAGIRGASEASVEQLTGQTFLQVRVDAQAIARYGVPTRNVLNVVEAVGSRRVGDVREGQRRFPLVVRLPDKQRTDPDALATTLIPTAAGPVLPLNQVAKITEMEGPSTINREWGRRRITVQCNVRGRDVKSFVAEAKAKIGAQVKLPEGYTIEWGGQFENMERANRKLMFVVPMALALIFVLLFFSLKSVRDVLIVATGIPLGAVGGVLALWVRDMPFTVSSGIGFIALSGVAILNGLVLVTFIKQKLEAGATAEQAVREGCLARLRPVLMTALVAAVGFIPMAVNVGVGGEVQRPLATVVIGGIFTNTLLTLLVLPALYSMFKGKKGVEVEV, from the coding sequence ATGCTGAACTGGATCATCAACTTTTCCCTAAGGAACCGCCTGCTGGTGTGCGTCCTGGCGGGAGTACTGGTCGTGATCGGCGCGCGGACCCTGAGCGTGCTGCCGATTGACGCCTTCCCGGACACCACGCCGGTGCAGGTGCAAATCAACACCACGGCGGCGGCGCTGAATCCGCAGGAGACCGAGGCGCAAATCACCATCCCCGTGGAATTGGCCATCAGCGGGCTGCCGGGCCTGCAGAACGTGCGGTCCATCTCGAAGTTTGGGCTGTCGCAGGTAGTGGCGACCTTCGACGACAGCATCAACATTTTCAAGGCGCGGCAACTGATCATGGAGCGGCTGCAAACGGTCGAGCTGCCGGAAGGATTGGAGCGCCCGCAGCTTGGGCCGATTGCCACCGGGCTGGGCGAGGTGTTCCATTACGTGGTGCGGTCCACGGACACGAACCGGACACTGACCGAATTGCGGGTGCTGCAAGACTGGGTGGTGAAGCCGGAATTGCGCAAGGTGCGCGGCGTGGCGGAAGTGAACACCTGGGGCGGTTTTGAAAAGCAGTTCCATGTGGTGGTGGAAACGGACCGGCTCATCAAGTACCGCCTGACGTTTGAGGAACTGGTGGAGGCGTTGCAGGCGAACAACCAGAACGTGGGGGGCGGGCAGATTGTGCGGAGCGGCGAGTCCTTGCTCGTGCATGGCGTGGGCCTGACCACGAACGTTCAGGAAATCGCCAACATTGTCATCACGAGCCACGACGGGACGCCGGTGCGGGTGCGGGACGTCGCGACGGTGAAGGAGGACCACGAGATCCGCCGGGGCGCGGTGACGGCCGATGGCCGGGGGGAAGCGGTGCTGGGACTGGGCTTTATGCTGATGGGCGAGAACAGCGCGGTGGTAACGCACGCGCTCAAGGCCAAGCTCGCGGAAGTGCAGAAGTTCCTGCCGCCGGACATTAAGCTGGAAGTGCTCTATGACCGGACGGAACTGGTGGACAACGTGATTCGCACGGTCGAACACAACCTGCTGGCTGGGGCGCTGCTAGTCATCGCCATCCTGTTCGCGTTTCTGGGCAACCTGCGGGCGGGCTTGATTGTGGCGGTGGCGATTCCGCTGTCGATGCTCTTTGCGGGCAACTTCATGTTGCAGGCGGGCATTGCGGCCAGCCTCTTGAGCCTCGGGGCGGTGGACTTCGGCCTCATCGTGGATGGGGCGGTGGTGATGGTGGAAAACGCGATGCGGCGGATGGCCATGCGCCAGCACGAGTTGGGGCGGGCGCTGACGAAGAATGAACGGGAGGAAGTGCTGCGCAGCGCGCCGCTGGAAGTGGCGCGTCCGGTGGCGTTCGGCGTGGGCATCATCCTGATTGTGTTCCTGCCGATTCTCACGTTGGAAGGGATCGAAGGGAAACTGTTCAAGCCGATGGCGCTGACTATGATTTTCGCGCTGCTGGGTTCGCTGGTGCTGTCGCTGATGCTGATGCCGGTGCTGGCGAGCCTGCTGCTGCCGCGGCAGATGAAGGAGACGGAACCCTGGTTGGTGCGGGCGGCGCGGCGATTGTATGCGCCCGTGCTGGAGCTGGCGCTGCGGTTTCGCGGCGTGGTGCTGGCGGGGGCGGTAGCCATTGCGGCCGGCGGCGCGTTCCTGGCCACGCAAATGGGCGGGGAGTTCCTGCCCAAACTGGGTGAAGGAGCGATTGTGGGGACCAGTGTGCGGCTGGCGGGGATTTCGGTGGATGAGTCGGTGGCGCAAAACGACATGATTGAGCGGCGGCTGATGGCGGAGTTCCCGGACGAGATTGAACACATCTGGACACGGCTGGGCACGGCGGAAGTGGCGACCGACCCGATGGGAGTCGAGTTGGCGGACTTCTTCCTGGCGCTCAAGCCGCGAGACGAGTGGAAGAAAGCCCGCACGCAAGCGGAGTTGACCGAGAAGATGCGCGACGTGTTGAACCAAGTGCCGGGATTGAAGCCAGCCTTCAGCCAGCCCATCGAGATGCGGCTGAACGAACTGATTGCCGGCATCCGGGGCGACATTGGGATCAAGGTTTATGGTGATGATCTGGAGGAATTGCGGCGGTTGGGCGGCGAGGTGCAATCCGTGCTGGCTGGGATTCGGGGTGCGAGCGAGGCCTCGGTCGAGCAGTTGACCGGGCAGACCTTTCTGCAAGTGCGCGTGGATGCGCAAGCCATCGCGCGCTACGGCGTGCCGACGCGCAACGTGCTGAACGTGGTGGAGGCGGTTGGCTCGCGCCGCGTGGGCGACGTGCGCGAAGGGCAGCGGCGCTTCCCGCTGGTGGTGCGGTTGCCGGACAAGCAGCGCACGGACCCGGACGCGCTGGCCACGACGCTCATCCCCACGGCGGCGGGGCCGGTGCTGCCGCTGAACCAGGTGGCGAAGATCACGGAGATGGAAGGGCCGTCCACCATCAATCGGGAGTGGGGCCGACGCCGGATCACGGTGCAGTGCAACGTGCGGGGACGGGACGTGAAGAGCTTCGTGGCAGAGGCGAAGGCGAAAATTGGCGCGCAAGTGAAGTTGCCCGAAGGCTACACCATCGAATGGGGCGGGCAGTTCGAGAACATGGAGCGGGCGAACCGGAAGCTGATGTTTGTGGTGCCGATGGCGCTGGCGCTCATCTTTGTGCTGCTGTTCTTCAGCCTGAAATCGGTGCGGGATGTGCTGATCGTGGCCACGGGGATTCCGCTGGGCGCGGTGGGCGGGGTGCTGGCGCTCTGGGTGCGGGATATGCCCTTCACGGTGAGTTCGGGAATCGGCTTCATTGCGCTGAGCGGGGTGGCGATTCTAAACGGGCTGGTGCTGGTGACATTCATCAAGCAGAAGCTGGAAGCGGGGGCGACGGCGGAACAAGCGGTGCGCGAGGGGTGTCTGGCGCGATTGCGGCCCGTGCTGATGACGGCGCTGGTGGCGGCAGTGGGTTTCATCCCGATGGCGGTGAACGTGGGCGTCGGCGGGGAAGTGCAACGACCGCTGGCGACGGTGGTCATCGGGGGGATCTTCACCAACACGCTGCTGACGCTGCTGGTGCTGCCGGCGCTGTACAGCATGTTCAAGGGCAAGAAGGGAGTGGAAGTTGAGGTCTGA
- a CDS encoding efflux RND transporter periplasmic adaptor subunit, translating into MMNLKFAVITSIAALALLAGCKKQEAAGEDDGHGHAGHKHAKAVAAPQGADGATAQVPLSGAKCAAHQAPKELCFICDASLREKGRLWCEEHKRYEDRCFECHPELQDKNRLWCKEHSLYEDECSLCHPELKGKGKPAAASGAVLMCAEHGVPEAECAVCRPDAAAKLKPGESLKVRLPSTNSTAIVGVRTSAPERGAIADGIECVAEVSFNQNKLAQIAAPVSGIIQTVDADLGTKVEEKQTVAKIWSASIAEAVAKAVLSHQTLDRERKLRADRVTSQAALDEAEATHRAACQQLRTLGFTEEQIDEMGHKPQEQVLMEVRAPFAGEISERMAVRGALVEVGKPLFTLVDHATVWAMLQVPEGTLGRVKAGQAVELRVDSLPGKVFTGKLTWVSPAVDERTRMARARAEFANPDCLLKDKMFATARILTRKTEGAMLVPPSAIQHVEGRPFVFVKLAEDLFDARAVALGAKYNGRLEVLAGLKPEEQIAVTRAFALKSAMLMSRLGAGCADD; encoded by the coding sequence AGCCGCACCGCAGGGGGCTGATGGGGCAACAGCTCAAGTCCCGCTCAGCGGTGCAAAGTGCGCCGCGCACCAGGCACCCAAGGAACTGTGTTTCATCTGCGACGCGAGCCTGCGCGAGAAAGGCCGACTCTGGTGCGAGGAACACAAGCGTTACGAGGACCGGTGTTTCGAGTGCCATCCGGAGCTTCAGGACAAGAACCGGCTGTGGTGCAAGGAACATTCGCTTTACGAGGATGAATGCTCCCTCTGCCACCCGGAATTGAAGGGCAAGGGCAAGCCGGCAGCGGCGTCCGGGGCGGTGCTGATGTGCGCCGAGCATGGGGTGCCGGAAGCGGAATGCGCGGTGTGCCGGCCAGACGCCGCCGCCAAGCTGAAGCCGGGCGAGAGCCTGAAGGTGAGGCTGCCCTCGACGAACTCGACGGCGATCGTGGGCGTGCGAACGTCCGCGCCGGAAAGGGGAGCCATCGCCGACGGGATTGAATGCGTGGCGGAAGTGAGCTTCAACCAGAACAAGCTGGCGCAGATTGCCGCGCCGGTCAGCGGCATCATCCAAACGGTGGATGCGGACCTGGGCACCAAGGTGGAGGAGAAGCAGACGGTGGCCAAGATTTGGTCCGCCTCCATTGCCGAAGCGGTGGCCAAGGCGGTGTTGTCGCACCAGACGCTGGACCGGGAACGGAAGCTGAGGGCGGACCGGGTGACTTCACAGGCCGCACTGGACGAGGCGGAAGCCACGCATCGGGCGGCGTGCCAGCAACTGCGGACGCTAGGCTTCACAGAAGAGCAGATTGACGAGATGGGCCACAAGCCGCAGGAGCAGGTTTTGATGGAAGTCCGCGCGCCGTTCGCCGGTGAAATCTCGGAGCGGATGGCGGTGCGGGGCGCATTGGTGGAGGTGGGCAAGCCACTGTTCACGCTGGTGGACCATGCGACGGTGTGGGCCATGCTGCAAGTGCCGGAAGGGACCTTGGGCCGGGTGAAAGCAGGGCAGGCGGTCGAACTGCGGGTGGATTCGCTGCCGGGAAAGGTGTTCACCGGCAAGCTGACGTGGGTCAGCCCCGCAGTGGACGAGCGCACGCGCATGGCGCGGGCGCGGGCGGAGTTCGCCAATCCGGATTGCCTGCTCAAGGACAAGATGTTTGCCACGGCACGGATTCTGACGCGGAAGACGGAAGGGGCGATGCTGGTGCCGCCGTCGGCCATTCAGCACGTGGAGGGCAGGCCGTTCGTGTTTGTGAAGCTGGCGGAAGACCTGTTCGACGCGCGGGCGGTGGCGCTGGGCGCGAAGTACAACGGGCGGCTGGAAGTGCTGGCGGGCCTGAAGCCCGAGGAGCAAATCGCGGTGACCCGGGCCTTTGCCTTGAAGTCGGCCATGCTGATGTCGCGGCTGGGCGCAGGCTGCGCGGATGACTGA